The following coding sequences lie in one Crassostrea angulata isolate pt1a10 chromosome 10, ASM2561291v2, whole genome shotgun sequence genomic window:
- the LOC128168051 gene encoding E3 ubiquitin-protein ligase RNF170-like has protein sequence MSYLRSTHLVEGIGDEVLYGIGAFLGILVPLVVYITNRGSEGAQNIHPDSEENVRSTREHVQATTRVRTNPGEIDCPVCLGNTQYGIETNCGHIFCGTCIITYWEHGTWLGAVRCPVCRQQVTLLLVHFTDEEQNQPSASKTEILNKIADYNRRFSGEPRPLMDYLRDLPTLLRHALREFFSVGGLIWMFRLRIIAIFLAALLYFISPLDIIPEAVFGILGFLDDLFVLLLLAIYISIIYRNYVQTRANATS, from the exons ATGTCATATCTGCGAAGTACTCATTTAGTAGAGGGTATTGGCGATGAAGTGCTGTACGGAATTGGTGCCTTTTTAGGAATCCTTGTACCACTGGTTGTATACATAACGAACAGGGGCAG tgAAGGTGCCCAAAATATACACCCTGACAGTGAGGAAAATGTTCGATCTACCCGTGAGCATGTTCAAGCCACCACAAGAGTTCGCACCAATCCTGGTGAAATAGACTGCCCAGTCTGTCTAGGAAATACACAATATGGAATAGAAACAAATTGTGGTCACATCTTTTGTG GTACCTGTATCATCACATACTGGGAGCATGGTACCTGGTTAGGAGCTGTAAGGTGTCCTGTATGTCGTCAACAG GTTACTCTTCTGCTAGTCCATTTTACTGACGAAGAGCAGAACCAACCAAGTGCAAGTAAAACAGAAATTCTAAACAAGATTGCTGATTACAACAGGCGCTTTTCTGGAGAACCTAGGCCT TTGATGGACTATCTGAGAGACCTGCCGACTCTGCTTCGACACGCCTTACGTGAATTTTTCTCTGTTGGCGGTCTAATATGGATGTTTCGTCTTCGCATCATTGCTATCTTCTTAGCTGCATTACTCTACTTTATTTCTCCATTAGACATTATTCCAGAAGCAGTGTTTGGAATCTTGGGGTTTCTAGATGATTTATTTGTACTGCTTCTACTAGCTATTTACATCAGTATTATCTACAGAAATTATGTTCAGACGCGTGCAAATGCAACCAGTTAA
- the LOC128166722 gene encoding protein Hook homolog 3-like: MDREELCESLITWMHTFDISSQVQGVDDLCDGVVMAQVLNQIAPDYFNEGWMAKIKLDEVTNWRLKVSNLKKILNGILEYNMEVLGIHIQNFQMPDVSAIGERNDKCELGRLLQLILGCAVNCANKEEYIGRIMSMEESVQHVVMNAIQELMTKEISAGIEGDTELGDQLKRAVDDLNSALEAKEELTQRCHELDQQVAALLEEKQVFTAENDRLLDRINQAENFDDSSTPAGKRFLQLQQQVEVLQEENFKLETAKDDMRIKFDVLSKECAEMKQKNAELTAVVDEARTLKDEVDVLRHTSEQVTKYEGMIDNYKKKLEELSDLRGQVKLLEEKNTKYMQEHLELEEELRKSNTVKQQLEMYKRQVHELQNKMSDETKRADKADFECKRAQEKLAALQREKERIVTERDSLKEMNEEMKCSQFINVEGGEPSDLTQTPRVEMLSLPPEIKEKMLRLEHENKMLRMKSSGSEEEGSHVLQSMLDDANSRKNELETELRIANQRIMELEAQVEDIHENQKTVSSEEVVEIKRKLNEQIQRTQEKDNALSKNKDLQDELEKKYTSQSQKVQELQDLLNKKDNEMKLMEARYSKYLDKARAVFKAIDPKQNSSSSAEVQALKNQLHEKEKYIAQIEKENEKAKSIREQEEKYVVSAWYNIGMQLNRQAAEERLNTQGQSFLAKQRQVRTTNRTQSIPNSNSQSDFLEY, encoded by the exons ATGGACAGAGAAGAACTCTGCGAAAGTCTCATAACATGG ATGCACACTTTTGATATCTCTTCCCAAGTCCAGGGTGTGGATGATCTTTGTGATGGGGTGGTAATGGCACAAGTCCTCAACCAAAT AGCTCCAGACTATTTTAATGAAGGATGGATGGCTAAAATCAAACTGGATGAAGTTACTAATTGGAGacttaag GTCAgcaatttgaagaaaatattaaatggcATCTTGGAATACAATATGGAG gTCTTGGGAATTCATATACAGAATTTCCAAATGCCAGACGTCAGTGCTATAG GGGAGCGGAATGACAAGTGCGAGTTGGGCCGCCTTCTTCAGCTGATCCTAGGCTGTGCTGTCAACTGTGCTAACAAAGAGGAGTACATCGGGAGGATCATGTCAATGGAGGAGTCCGTGCAGCACGTGGTCATGAATGCTATCCAGGAG ttgatgACAAAGGAGATCAGTGCTGGTATAGAGGGAGATACAGAGCTAGGAGATCAG TTGAAGCGAGCAGTTGATGACTTAAATAGTGCCTTAGAAGCCAAGGAAGAGCTGACACAGAGATGTCATGAGCTTGATCAGCAG GTTGCAGCATTGCTGGAGGAGAAGCAGGTGTTTACAGCAGAAAATGACAGACTGCTGGACAGAATCAACCAAGCGGAAAACTTTGATGATTCCAG TACACCTGCTGGGAAAAGATTTCTTCAGCTACAGCAGCAAGTGGAGGTCCTGCAAGAGGAAAACTTTAAACTGGAAACCG CCAAAGATGACATGAGGATAAAGTTTGATGTCCTGTCCAAAGAATGTGCTGAAATGAAACAGAAG AATGCGGAGCTGACAGCTGTGGTGGATGAGGCGAGAACACTGAAGGATGAGGTGGATGTTCTCAGGCACACTTCAGAACAAGTG ACAAAATATGAAGGAATGATTGACAACTACAAGAAGAAACtag AGGAGCTAAGTGACCTGAGGGGTCAGGTCAAACTTCTGGAGGAGAAGAACACTAAATATATGCAGGAACACCTAGAACTGGAAGAG gaaTTACGGAAGTCCAATACTGTCAAGCAACAACTTGAAATGTACAAGAGACAGGTCCATGAACTCCAAAACAAGATGTCTGATGAAACAAAGCGGGCAGATAAAGCTGACTTTGAGTGCAAGAGGGCCCAGGAAAAACTAGCAGCCCTACAGAGAGAGAAGGAG AGAATTGTGACAGAGAGGGACTCATTGAAGGAGATGAATGAAGAGATGAAGTGTTCTCAGTTCATAAATGTTGAAGGAGGGGAACCCTCAGACCTCACACAAACCCCAAGGGTGGAGATGTTGTCCCTGCCCCCAGAAATCAA AGAGAAGATGCTCAGGTTGGAGCATGAGAACAAGATGTTGAGGATGAAGAGTTCAGGGTCGGAGGAGGAGGGCTCTCATGTCCTACAGTCCATGCTGGACGACGCCAACAGTCGCAAAAACGAGCTCGAGACCGAACTAAG AATTGCCAACCAAAGAATTATGGAGCTGGAGGCCCAAGTGGAAGATattcatgaaaatcaaaagactGTGTCGAGTGAGGAGGTGGTCGAGATCAAGAGGAAGTTAAATGAACAGATTCAAAGGACTCAGGAAAAAGACAATGCCCTGTCCAAGAATAAGGACTTACAGGACGAGTTAGAGAAAAAGTACACCAGCCAGTCCCAGAAAGTGCAAGAGTTACAGGACTTGTTGAATAAGAAGGATAACGAGATGAAGCTGATGGAGGCCCGCTACAGTAAATACCTGGACAAGGCCAGAGCG GTTTTTAAAGCAATTGACCCCAAACAAAACAGCAGTTCGTCAGCTGAGGTTCAAGCTCTGAAAAACCAGCTCCATGAGAAGGAGAAATACATTGCTCAAATTGag AAAGAGAATGAGAAAGCAAAGAGTATACGTGAACAAGAAGAGAAATATGTTGTATCAGCCTGGTATAATATT GGTATGCAATTGAATCGTCAAGCAGCAGAGGAGCGATTGAACACCCAAGGACAGTCTTTTCTCGCCAAACAACGACAAGTGCGCACCACAAACCGAACTCAGTCCATTCCCAACTCTAACTCCCAGAG TGATTTTTTGGAGTACTAG